In Gossypium arboreum isolate Shixiya-1 chromosome 5, ASM2569848v2, whole genome shotgun sequence, a single genomic region encodes these proteins:
- the LOC108449951 gene encoding 4-coumarate--CoA ligase 2-like, translated as MAPQAELQQEEIIYRSKLPDIYIPNHLPLHSYCFQNIANVASRPCLINGTTGKVYTYAEVELTARRIASGLNKLGIQQRQVIMLLLPNTPEFVLSFLGASFRGAIATAANPFFTRAEVSKHAKGSNARLIITQASYVDKVKEFAQDNDVMVMCIDSAPEGCLHFSELTQADDNDLPEVDIAPEDVIALPYSSGTTGLPKGVMLTHKGLVTSVAQQVDGENPNLYFYSEDVILCLLPMFHIYALNSIMLCGLRVGAAILIMQKFEIGLALELIQKYKVTIAPIVPPIMFTIAKSSETDKYDLSSVRMVKSGGAPLGKELEDAVRAKFPGAKLGQGYGMTEAGPVLAMCLGFAKEPFEIKSGACGTVVRNAEMKIVDPDTGSSLPRNQAGEIFIRGDQIMKGYLNDPEATARTIDKDGWLHTGDIGYIDDDDELFIVDRLKELIKYKGFQVAPAELEAMLIAHPDIIDAAVVGMKDEAVGEVPVAFVVKSGKSEISEDEIKQYISKQVVYYKRISRVFFIEAIPKAPSGKILRKELRAKLATKKH; from the exons ATGGCACCCCAAGCTGAATTGCAACAAGAAGAAATCATTTATCGTTCAAAGCTTcctgatatttatatccccaacCACCTCCCTTTACATTCGTATTGTTTCCAGAACATAGCGAACGTCGCCTCCAGGCCCTGTTTGATTAATGGGACCACAGGTAAAGTTTATACTTACGCTGAAGTTGAGCTCACCGCTCGAAGAATTGCCTCTGGGCTCAACAAGCTCGGCATCCAACAACGCCAAGTGATCATGCTCTTGTTACCCAACACCCCGGAGTTCGTCTTGTCGTTCCTCGGCGCTTCCTTCCGTGGCGCCATTGCCACGGCTGCCAATCCTTTTTTCACTCGGGCGGAAGTTTCAAAGCATGCGAAAGGCTCCAACGCGAGGCTCATTATCACGCAAGCCAGTTACGTTGACAAAGTAAAAGAATTCGCCCAAGACAACGATGTCATGGTCATGTGCATTGACTCAGCCCCAGAGGGCTGTTTACATTTCTCCGAGTTGACTCAAGCCGACGACAACGATCTCCCCGAAGTCGATATAGCCCCTGAGGATGTCATAGCACTGCCCTATTCGTCGGGAACGACGGGGCTTCCCAAAGGGGTGATGTTAACGCACAAAGGTTTGGTCACCAGCGTGGCGCAACAGGTCGACGGAGAAAACCCGAACTTGTATTTCTACAGCGAAGATGTGATCTTATGTCTTCTTCCCATGTTCCATATTTACGCTCTGAATTCAATCATGCTTTGCGGGCTACGTGTTGGGGCTGCAATTTTGATCATGCAGAAGTTCGAGATTGGGTTGGCGTTGGAGCTGATACAGAAATACAAAGTGACGATTGCTCCGATTGTGCCGCCTATAATGTTCACCATTGCTAAGTCATCGGAAACTGATAAATACGACTTGTCTTCCGTAAGGATGGTGAAGTCCGGGGGTGCACCTTTGGGTAAAGAGCTTGAGGACGCTGTAAGAGCCAAGTTCCCTGGTGCCAAACTCGGGCAG GGGTACGGTATGACCGAGGCAGGACCAGTTCTAGCAATGTGCTTAGGATTTGCCAAGGAACCATTCGAAATAAAATCCGGGGCTTGTGGGACTGTAGTAAGGAACGCAGAGATGAAAATTGTTGATCCCGACACTGGTTCTTCCCTGCCAAGAAATCAAGCTGGAGAGATCTTTATTAGAGGAGATCAGATCATGAAAG GGTACCTTAATGACCCTGAGGCCACAGCTAGGACCATTGACAAAGATGGTTGGTTACACACCGGGGACATCGGTTACATTGATGATGACGATGAGCTCTTCATTGTCGACCGATTGAAGGAATTGATCAAATACAAAGGCTTTCAGGTTGCCCCTGCTGAGCTTGAAGCCATGCTCATTGCACATCCTGATATCATCGATGCTGCTGTGGTCGG CATGAAAGACGAGGCGGTTGGCGAAGTTCCTGTTGCGTTTGTGGTGAAATCAGGCAAATCAGAAATCAGTGAGGATGAAATCAAACAGTATATTTCCAAACag GTGGTGTACTACAAGAGAATAAGCCGTGTGTTCTTCATTGAAGCCATTCCAAAGGCTCCGTCGGGAAAAATTCTGAGAAAGGAATTGAGAGCTAAATTGGCCACTAAAAAACATTGA